One region of Mangifera indica cultivar Alphonso chromosome 3, CATAS_Mindica_2.1, whole genome shotgun sequence genomic DNA includes:
- the LOC123211232 gene encoding uncharacterized protein slr0889 — protein sequence MPPFESFDFKEIQDKLSHSLRPWQRSFQFWVRAVDIYTGYKACQVRVCFVKDLQKQEVMWEQQHELAAQKIYAMCSELGGFFLKIAQIVGKPDLAPAAWVRRLVTLCDRAPATPFEAVQRVLERELGQSIGEMFESFGANPIGSASIAQVHRARLRGDNTDVVVKVQHPGVEELMMTDIHNVQAFAYYLQKTDIMFDLLSVTKEMEKQIGYEFDFAREADAMDRIRQFLYKNNKKSPVVVPRLLHDMVTRKVLVMEYIDGTPILNLGDEIAKRGINPGGKIAAAAKQNILKSLTLAYGQMILKSGFFHADPHPGNILICKGSEVALLDYGQVKDLPDKLRLGYANLVLAIADSDPMKVKESFRELGIGTVSKCENEQQELFKLAETLFDTKLPPGVTMLQPFSEESSIKKIAVQSFPEELFSVLRSVHLLRGLSVGLGINFSCAEQWRPIAEEALYVAGRLRDKDQKFRVGRQRFFRRSNRRH from the exons ATGCCTCCTTTCGAATCTTTCGATTTCAAAGAGATTCAAGACAAGCTTTCCCATTCTTTGAGACCTTGGCAACGCTCCTTTCAGTTTTGGGTTCGAGCTGTTGATATCTATACTGGCTACAag GCGTGTCAAGTTCGAGTTTGCTTCGTGAAAGATTTACAGAAGCAAGAAGTAATGTGGGAACAACAACATGAGCTTGCTGCTCAGAAGATTTATGCAATGTGCTCTGAACTTGGTGGCTTCTTTCTTAAG ATTGCCCAAATTGTTGGGAAGCCTGACTTGGCCCCAGCTGCATGGGTGAGAAGGCTTGTTACACTGTGTGATCGAGCTCCTGCAACACCCTTTGAGGCCGTTCAACGTGTTCTGGAGAGGGAATTAGGTCAAAGTATTGGCGAAATGTTTGAAAGCTTTGGTGCAAATCCCATTGGTTCTGCTTCTATTGCACAG GTTCATCGAGCAAGGTTGAGAGGTGATAATACTGATGTTGTTGTAAAG GTGCAACATCCAGGAGTTGAGGAACTGATGATGACAGACATCCATAACGTGCAAGCATTTGCTTACTACTTGCAAAAGACAGATATTATGTTTGATCTACTTTCTGTGACAAAGGAAATGGAGAAACAG ATTGGATATGAGTTTGACTTTGCAAGAGAGGCAGATGCAATGGATAGAATTCGGCAGTTTCTATACAAGAATAACAAAAAGTCTCCTGTCGTGGTGCCACGGCTACTGCATGATATGGTTACCAG GAAAGTCTTAGTGATGGAATACATTGATGGGACCCCAATCCTAAATCTTGGTGATGAAATAGCAAAACGAGGAATCAATCCTGGTGGTAAGATCGCAGCAGCAGCAAAGCA GAACATACTGAAGAGTTTGACTCTAGCATATGGACAAATGATACTGAAGAGTGGATTCTTCCATGCTGATCCTCACCCAGGAAATATCCTGATTTGTAAAGGTTCCGAG GTTGCCTTGTTAGACTATGGACAAGTGAAGGATCTTCCAGATAAGTTAAGGCTTGGATATGCTAATTTAGTTCTTGCCATTGCTGATAGTGACCCTATGAAAGTGAAGGAGAGCTTCAG GGAGCTTGGCATAGGCACGGTGAGCAAATGTGAGAATGAACAACAGGAATTGTTTAAGTTGGCCGAGACATTGTTTGATACAAAACTTCCTCCCGGAGTGACAATGCTACAGCCCTTCTCAGAGGAATCTTCAATTAAAAAGATTGCTGTTCAG TCTTTTCCAGAAGAGCTGTTTTCTGTTCTTCGCTCAGTGCATCTTTTGAGAGGACTTAGTGTTGGTCTTGGAATCAACTTCTCTTGTGCAGAACAGTGGAGGCCAATTGCAGAAGAAGCTTTATACGTTGCTGGAAGATTAAGAG ACAAGGATCAAAAGTTCAGAGTTGGTCGGCAGCGTTTCTTTAGAAGATCAAATCGCAGACACTGA
- the LOC123211235 gene encoding uncharacterized protein LOC123211235, producing the protein MLGRVRAASSTLDCLELEKPPSKLIKDDSFSIYEATLMKLKLGSQRDLGSPPDRYLESENGCSCTSLEKFCTDATSSDFSEENSTTREVLNNSQIVSQGHHNEMVIDTDCSSLSDCQSTGGLQQHQSRNLSILYLFSKFRNSGQAKSLSQQENMMIVNDCSTSSVSTSTISS; encoded by the exons ATGTTGGGGAGAGTAAGAGCAGCTTCTTCGACACTGGACTGCCTGGAATTGGAGAAGCCGCCGTCTAAGCTTATCAAAGACGATTCTTTCTCTATCTATG AGGCTACACTAATGAAGCTTAAACTGGGTTCTCAGCGCGATCTGGGTTCGCCTCCAGATAGATACTTGGAGAGTGAAAATGGTTGTAGTTGTACCAGTCTTGAAAAATTTTGCACGGATGCTACAAGCTCAGATTTTTCAGAGGAAAATTCTACTACTCGCGAAGTGTTGAACAATTCCCAGATTGTTTCCCAGGGTCACCACAATGAGATGGTGATAGATACTGATTGTTCTTCTTTGAGTGATTGTCAATCTACTGGTGGTTTGCAACAGCATCAGAGCAGGAATTTGTCCATTCTTTACCTCTTTTCCAAGTTCAGGAATTCTGGGCAGGCCAAAAGCTTATCTCAACAGGAGAATATGATGATAGTGAATGATTGTTCTACTTCTAGTGTAAGTACTTCAACAATTTCTAGTTAG
- the LOC123211236 gene encoding nucleoside diphosphate kinase 2, chloroplastic produces MEGVGALGVSSSASIVCKRSCSLSYASKPNKLIQCNKTQLSAFPSQSPLFLKFQPCHSQPKTIARNSTKPGIFLPPLVASLEQVEETYVMVKPDGVQRGLVGEIISRFERKGFKLTGLKLFQCPQELAEEHYKDLKSKPFFPKLIEYITSGPVVCMAWEGVGVVASARKLIGSTNPLQAEPGTIRGDLAVQTGRNVVHGSDSPENGKREIALWFKEGEICQWTPAQAPWLRE; encoded by the exons ATGGAGGGTGTAGGGGCTTTGGGTGTGTCGTCGTCGGCATCTATTGTTTGTAAGAGAAGTTGCAGCTTATCCTACGCTTCCAAGCCCAACAAGCTTATCCAATGCAACAAAACTCAGCTCTCTGCATTCCCTTCACAGTCCCCTcttttcctaaaatttcaacCATGTCACTCACAACCCAAAACTATTGCTCGCAATTCCACCAAACCAGGCATCTTCCTTCCCCCCTTGGTCGCTTCCCTG GAACAAGTTGAGGAGACGTACGTTATGGTGAAACCGGATGGTGTTCAACGCGGTCTT GTTGGAGAAATTATTTCAAGGTTTGAGAGGAAGGGATTCAAACTGACTGGCTTGAAGCTCTTTCAATGCCCTCAAGAATTGGCTGAG GAACACTATAAGGATCTCAAGTCCAAGCCATTCTTTCCTAAATTGATTGAATACATTACTTCAGGCCCGGTTGTATGTATG GCTTGGGAGGGTGTTGGTGTTGTGGCATCAGCACGTAAACTTATAGGCTCAACAAATCCTCTTCAAGCCGAGCCAGGAACAATAAGAGGGGATCTTGCTGTTCAAACAGGAAG GAATGTGGTCCATGGAAGTGACAGCCCTGAAAATGGCAAGCGTGAGATTG CATTATGGTTTAAGGAGGGTGAAATATGCCAGTGGACACCAGCTCAAGCACCATGGTTAAGGGAGTGA